The Chaetodon trifascialis isolate fChaTrf1 chromosome 16, fChaTrf1.hap1, whole genome shotgun sequence genome includes a region encoding these proteins:
- the LOC139344733 gene encoding lysophosphatidic acid receptor 6-like yields the protein MFQPGLKMYNSTIQTYNISTLGVTQNYMNCNKSDDFKYPLYSSVFSLVFVVGLFFNMVAVYIFGCTLKLRNETTTYMINLVVSDSLFVFSLPFRIVYFIKREWLFGSVLCKISVALFYTNMYGSILFLTCISVDRFLAIVHPFRSQTIRTKRNAKLACCTVWVMVLSGSVPTGFLLDTTSPKNANSSANFCFENYSKNQWKAELSKVVVFIETVGFIIPLMLNVFCSVMVLRTLRKPQTISRGGNLNKAKILRMIIVHLLIFCFCFIPYNVNLIFYALVRSNVLKGCNAEHVVRTIYPIALCIAVTNCCFDPVIYYFTSETIQSSIKRKSTVWYNGAKLFDRLQMDSAQSSPNTTPKSLTLRTLKSKMSDNESTV from the coding sequence ATGTTCCAGCCTGGTCTGAAAATGTATAACAGCACCATACAAACTTATAACATCAGCACATTGGGTGTCACTCAGAATTACATGAACTGCAACAAGAGTGATGACTTCAAGTACCCTCTGTATAGCTCGGTTTTCAGCCTTGTGTTTGTGGTTGGACTTTTCTTCAATATGGTGGCTGTATACATCTTTGGCTGTACGCTGAAGCTGCGGAACGAGACCACGACGTACATGATAAACCTCGTCGTTTCAgactctctctttgtcttcagtCTGCCTTTTCGGATTGTTTACTTCATTAAACGTGAATGGCTATTTGGGAGCGTGCTGTGCAAGATCTCCGTGGCCTTGTTCTACACCAACATGTACGGCagcatcctcttcctcacctgcaTCAGTGTTGACCGGTTCCTGGCCATTGTGCACCCGTTCCGGTCCCAAACCATCCGTACTAAGAGGAATGCCAAACTGGCCTGCTGCACAGTATGGGTGATGGTCCTCTCCGGAAGTGTACCCACCGGCTTCCTTTTGGACACCACTTCACCCAAAAACGCCAACTCCTCTGCAAACTTCTGTTTTGAAAACTACTCCAAAAACCAGTGGAAGGCTGAGCTGTCCAAGGTGGTGGTGTTTATTGAGACAGTGGGCTTTATCATCCCACTGATGCTCAACGTCTTCTGCTCCGTCATGGTGCTACGAACGCTAAGGAAACCCCAAACGATCAGCCGCGGAGGGAACCTCAACAAGGCAAAGATCCTGAGGATGATCATCGTGCATCTGCTCatcttctgcttctgtttcattcCCTACAATGTTAATCTCATTTTCTACGCCCTGGTCCGCTCCAATGTCCTGAAGGGATGCAACGCGGAACATGTGGTCAGAACCATCTACCCCATTGCTCTGTGCATTGCAGTTACCAACTGTTGTTTTGATCCGGTCATCTACTACTTCACTTCAGAGACCATTCAGAGCTCCATCAAACGCAAGTCTACAGTTTGGTACAATGGCGCCAAGCTGTTCGACAGACTACAGATGGACAGCGCACAAAGCAGTCCAAATACAACACCCAAAAGCCTCACCCTGAGGACTCTGAAATCCAAAATGTCTGACAATGAGTCTACAGTCTAA
- the rb1 gene encoding retinoblastoma-associated protein has translation MPPKKRNSGTTQSKELKPSAESGSPDKKESPELSVKKHRDKDAEFVTLCKSLHVTDLLCDRAWTLWKTVQDSMEEVVDSQKRLWGACLYVSATDMDVACFTLTQVLKAVSLNVKQFLALVRKLDVNLDTISTKVNSALTRLEKKYDVTLALYQRFEKTCKKIFALVSDGKERETIRSCWTMFLLAKGRALQMEDDLVISFQLLLCTLELCIKRCPPDLLQPLYKSAVSKVQSPPTRTSRRNQSKVKARPPEPEVDLQLLKTLCNENECNAEEVKNVYQTSFSAFLDSLDLSRSPDFPQVNDLDQQYEEHYLKSRDFDGRLFFDGDETLLAPKIEISQVERTPKKNLSDEDAVLIPPQTPIRAAMNSIQQLRGDLTSSGDQPSTNLATYFKNCTVDPTQDVLKRLETLGQAFSQRFGQAVGPHCVVLGRQRFTLGVKLYYKVMEAMLKSEEKRLSVQNFSKLLNDSTFHTSLLACALEVVMATYGESSFKTGGYSHGGGDAAETNVCFPWILDVVSLAAFDFYKVIESFIKADPTLSKDIVKHLETCENLIMERIAWRTGSPLFELLKQEHEGGAAEQVETPACFSQPLQHNHTAADLYLSPMRPGLRVLPPESPAMATSQASSQPPTQPTGQTPRLPKSNSLSLFYKKLYRLAYTRLKILCSYLLSSHPELEPIIWTLFQHTLQHEQELMRDRHLDQLMMSAMYAICKVKSVDLRFKTIVTAYKNLPNTNQETFKHVLITEDHYDSIIVFYNQVFMQKLKTNILQYASTRPPTLSPIPQIPRSPYKFPNSPLRVPGSNNVYISPLKSPRMSPGIMTPRSRMLVSIGESFGPSNRFQKINQMVNSSDRAFKRSLDLGSTPKPLKRLRFDVDGQDEADGSKSGGESTLIQKLAEMSSTRSRMQEQKMKEDAESRKE, from the exons ATGCCACCTAAAAAGCGCAACTCTGGGACGACACAGAGCAAGGAGCTGAAGCCCAGTGCTGAAAGTGGCTCTCCAGACAAGAAGGAGAGTCCAGAGTTATCTGttaaaaa ACACAGAGACAAGGATGCTGAGTTTGTGACCTTGTGTAAGAGCCTTCATGTGACAGACCTGTTGTGTGACCGTGCCTGGACGCTGTGGAAAACGGTTCAAGACTCCATGGAAGAAGTAGTT GACAGTCAGAAAAGGCTGTGGGGGGCTTGTCTGTACGTGTCAGCGACAGACATGGATGTCGCCTGTTTCACCTTAACTCAGGTTCTGAAAGCAGTCAGTCTGAA TGTGAAGCAGTTTTTGGCTCTGGTCAGGAAGCTGGACGTGAACTTGGATACTATAAGCACCAAGGTGAATTCAGCACTGACACGGCTGGAGAAGAAGTACGATGTGACGCTGGCTCTCTACCAGAGGTTTGAGAA aacatgcaagaagatctTTGCTTTGGTTTCTGATGGCAA GGAGAGGGAGACCATTCGCAGCTGCTGGACAATGTTTCTTTTGGCTAAGG gaaGGGCCCTACAGATGGAGGATGACCTGGTCATATCTTTCCAATTGCTGCTTTGTACGCTGGAGTTATGCATCAAGCGCTGCCCTCCAGACCTTCTGCAGCCTCTTTACA aaTCAGCTGTCAGCAAAGTTCAGAGCCCTCCGACACGAACATCACGTCGCAACCAGAGCAAAGTCAAAGCCCGACCTCCGGAGCCAGAGGTGGACTTGCAGCTTCTCAAAACCTTGTGCAATGAGAATGAATGCAATGCAGAAGAG GTGAAGAATGTATATCAGACCAGTTTCTCAGCTTTCCTGGACTCACTGGATCTCTCAAGGTCTCCAGACTTTCCTCAG GTAAATGACCTCGACCAACAATACGAAGAGCACTACCTCAAGAGTCGAGACTTTGATGGACGGCTGTTTTTTGACGGAGATGAGACTCTTCTCGCACCTAAAATCGAGAT ATCACAGGTGGAGAGAACACCAAAGAAGAACCTGTCAGATGAAGATGCCGTACTCATCCCTCCTCAGACTCCAATCAG AGCTGCCATGAACTCCATTCAGCAGTTGAGGGGTGATCTCACCTCCAGCGGGGACCAACCATCTACTAACCTGGCTACGTATTTCAAA AACTGCACAGTGGACCCGACGCAGGATGTGCTGAAGCGTTTAGAGACACTCGGACAGGCGTTCAGCCAAAGGTTCGGTCAGGCGGTCGGCCCGCACTGTGTAGTACTCGGCAGACAG AGGTTTACCCTCGGTGTCAAGCTGTATTACAAAGTCATGGAGGCCATGCTGAAATCG GAAGAGAAGCGACTATCTGTGCAAAATTTCAG TAAACTCCTCAATGACTCCACATTCCACACATCGCTTTTGGCCTGTGCTTTGGAGGTTGTCATGGCAACGTATGGAG AGAGCAGTTTTAAGACTGGAGGGTACAGCCATGGTGGCGGCGACGCAGCTGAAACGAACGTGTGCTTTCCTTGGATACTGGACGTGGTCAGCCTCGCCGCCTTTGACTTCTACAAAGTCATCGAGAGCTTCATCAAGGCCGACCCCACTCTGAGCAAAGATATCGTCAAACACCTGGAGACCTGCGAGAACCTCATCATGGAAAGGATTGCGTGGAGGACG ggctCGCCGCTGTTTGAGCTTCTGAAACAGGAGCATGAGGgcggagcagcagagcaggtggagacTCCAGCCTGTTTCAGCCAACCACTGCAGCACAACCACACCGCAGCTGACCT ATATCTGTCCCCCATGCGTCCAGGCCTTCGCGTCTTGCCTCCTGAGTCTCCAGCCATGGCCACCTCTCAGGCGTCTTCTCAGCCTCCGACCCAACCTACCGGCCAGACTCCACGACTCCCAAAGTCCAACTCTCTCAGCCTCTTCTATAAGAAAT TGTACCGCCTGGCCTACACGAGGCTGAAGATCCTCTGCTCCTACCTGCTGTCCTCCCACCCTGAACTGGAGCCCATCATATGGACCCTGTTCCAGCACACTCTGCAGCATGAGCAGGAGCTGATGAGAGACCGTCACCTCGACCAG CTGATGATGTCAGCCATGTATGCCATATGTAAGGTGAAGAGTGTTGATCTGCGCTTCAAGACCATCGTCACAGCATACAAGAACCTGCCCAACACCAACCAGGAG ACGTTTAAGCATGTGTTGATCACTGAGGACCACTACGACTCCATCATTGTCTTCTACAACCAAGTGTTCATGCAGAAGCTGAAAACCAACATCCTGCAGTATGCGTCCACCAGG ccGCCCACCCTCTCTCCGATCCCACAGATACCACGCAGCCCCTACAAGTTCCCCAATTCACCTCTGCGTGTGCCTGGGAGCAACAATGTGTACATCTCCCCTCTGAAAAGCCCACGCATGTCCCCGGGTATCATGACTCCTCGCTCCAG AATGCTGGTATCAATCGGTGAATCTTTTGGG ccGTCAAATCGGTTCCAGAAGATCAACCAGATGGTCAACAGCAGCGACCGCGCCTTTAAGAGGAGCCTGGATCTGGGCTCCACTCCAAAGCCTCTGAAGAGGTTACGGTTTGATGTGGATGGACAGGATGAAGCCGACGGCAG CAAATCTGGAGGAGAGTCCACTCTGATACAGAAGCTGGCAGAGATGA GCTCCACTCGGAGTCGCATGCAGGAGCAGAAGATGAAGGAGGATGCAGAATCAAGGAAGGAGTAA
- the LOC139344237 gene encoding lysophosphatidic acid receptor 6 gives MELWNMTDAQAEPLSPLSNCTVDTSYRFAFYQMSYSVIFLLGLATNSLALCRLCLSPCTMNSTAIYMVSLSAADMFFVISLPMRIYYYHQRARALSLKTGDMPSWTLGVAYCHLTFTIKYISLYGGIFFLVCIAVDRYFAVVHPLGSANRRRRVAQLVSGGIWCLVLGLSVSLPLLHSAVARHHQPCLLDPSSQHHRIIILVALGLVLGSFLLPTVLLLFSYCRVLSVLRQPRHRSRCQRRIRQHTLTVIYWVLGVFLLCFVPYHINLLGYTLTQVGLLPHCALAKMTKAVHPIVLSLASSNCCLNPLIYYFSSSILHKEAPSG, from the coding sequence ATGGAGCTGTGGAATATGACCGATGCGCAAGCCGAGCCATTGTCACCTCTGTCAAACTGCACTGTGGACACCAGCTACCGCTTCGCCTTCTACCAAATGTCCTACAGTGTCATCTTCCTGCTGGGGTTGGCCACCAACAGCCTGGCTCTTTGCagactgtgtctgtctccctgcacCATGAACAGCACAGCCATTTACATGGTCAGCCTGTCAgctgctgacatgttttttgtGATCTCTCTTCCAATGAGAATCTACTACTACCACCAAAGGGCCAGAGCCTTGTCCCTCAAGACAGGAGACATGCCCAGTTGGACTCTGGGTGTGGCATACTGCCACCTCACTTTCACCATCAAATACATCAGCTTGTATGGGGGCATCTTCTTCCTGGTGTGCATCGCTGTGGACCGTTACTTTGCTGTGGTGCACCCGCTGGGATCAGCAAACCGCAGGCGGCGTGTTGCACAGCTGGTGAGTGGTGGGATCTGGTGCCTGGTACTGGGGCTCAGTGTGAGTTTGCCTCTGCTGCACTCTGCGGTTGCTCGCCACCACCAGCCCTGTCTGTTGGACCCATCCTCGCAACACCACCGCATCATCATCCTCGTTGCTCTGGGCTTAGTGCTTGGGTCATTTCTGCTGCCCACTGTGCTGCTTCTCTTCAGCTACTGCAGAGTGCTGAGTGTGCTTCGCCAGCCAAGGCACCGCTCACGCTGCCAGCGCCGCATCCGTCAGCACACTCTCACAGTTATTTACTGGGTGCTGGGTGTCTTCCTGCTGTGCTTTGTCCCCTATCACATCAACCTCCTGGGATACACCCTCACACAGGTGGGGCTGCTGCCCCACTGTGCCCTGGCCAAGATGACCAAGGCTGTGCACCCCATAGTGCTATCGCTAGCAAGCTCCAACTGCTGCCTCAACCCACTCATCTACTATTTCTCCAGCAGCATTTTGCACAAGGAGGCGCCCAGTGGTTGA
- the slc6a7 gene encoding sodium-dependent proline transporter: protein MQDESGKAAAGSPAVASATTAQNSVQLNGHTVTQNGHSPTATPAPQPQFDSRSPSPAPAPTPAVPREQWGGKYEFLLSCIGYCVGLGNVWRFPYLCYRNGGGVFLIPYFIMLFFTGVPLFLMELSLGQYGAAGPITVWKCCPLLKGIGIGMLCVSTLVCLYYNVIIAWTFYYLGSSFQSPLPWSCDAAANIALCGNGTSGNSSTGKALSPTEIFWNERVLGVVHSEGLHDPGPVRWPLALCLLAAWIVIFLCMLKGIRSSGKVVYVTATFPYFVLIVLIIRGATLEGSLQGVAFYLTPDWGRLANAQVWNDAASQIFYSLGIGVGGLLSMASYNKFDNNVIRDTLIITTGNCSTSFFAGFAIFSILGHMAWKKGVPVGKVADTGPGLAFVAYPEALALLPGSVFWSIMFFLMLFMLGIDTLFGNMEGITTAVLDEFPQLRINTLHKSLFLGALCFGFYLMGLLLVTNGGIYWFTLIDSFSTSFGLIIITLFMCIGISFFYGVNQFCQDIIDMICRCPPWCSKVLLYFKACWVFCTPFLLLFILTYIFIEMYNTPLHYGPYVYPRWGKALGVCIGATCCLQILIWAIVAISKETGTLKDRFQKSIRPLNSWRVNNMNSSVREQVHMEPERVEAPFTVTLTDMDFTAMTWEV from the exons AATTCAGTTCAATTGAACGGGCATACTGTCACTCAAAATGGCCACAGCCCGACAGCTACACCTGCACCACAGCCACAGTTTGACTCCCGATCCCCGAGTCCTGCACCCGCTCCAACCCCGGCTGTCCCGAGGGAGCAGTGGGGAGGGAAGTACGAGTTCCTGCTCTCCTGCATCGGATACTGTGTGGGACTGGGGAACGTGTGGCGGTTCCCCTACCTTTGTTATCGCAATGGAGGAG GTGTGTTTCTCATCCCCTACTtcataatgctgttttttacGGGTGTTCCACTCTTCCTCATGGAGCTGAGTTTAGGCCAGTATGGAGCAGCTGGCCCCATCACTGTGTGGAAATGCTGCCCTCTGCTCAAAG GTATTGGCattgggatgctgtgtgtgtccacgcTGGTGTGTCTCTACTATAATGTTATTATAGCATGGACGTTTTACTACCTGGGCAGCTCGTTCCAGAGCCCTCTGCCCTGGTCCTGTGATGCTGCAGCCAATATAGCTCTCTGTGGTAATGGCACCTCTGGCAACAGCTCCACTGGTAAAGCCCTCAGCCCCACAGAAATTTTCTGGAA TGAGCGTGTGCTGGGTGTAGTACACAGCGAGGGCCTTCATGACCCGGGCCCTGTGCGGTGGCCCCTGGCCCTGTGCCTCCTGGCTGCCTGGATCGTCATCTTCCTGTGTATGCTCAAGGGCATCCGCAGCTCTGGAAAG gtggtCTATGTAACAGCCACCTTCCCGTACTTTGTGCTCATTGTATTGATCATCAGAGGTGCTACCCTGGAGGGCTCTCTTCAGGGCGTCGCTTTCTACCTCACACCAGACTGGGGCCGATTAGCAAATGCACAG GTGTGGAACGACGCAGCCTCACAGATCTTCTACTCCTTAGGAATTGGAGTTGGGGGGCTGCTTTCTATGGCCTCTTACAATAAGTTTGACAACAACGTCATCCG GGACACTTTGATTATCACCACAGGAAACTGTAGCACCAGCTTCTTTGCTGGATTTGCTATATTCTCAATCCTGGGTCACATGGCATGGAAGAAGGGAGTGCCTGTCGGAAAGGTGGCAGATACGG GTCCTGGGTTGGCCTTCGTCGCGTACCCAGAGGCCCTTGCTCTGCTGCCAGGCTCGGTCTTCTGGTCCATTATGTTCTTCCTCATGCTCTTCATGCTGGGGATCGATACGCTG TTTGGCAACATGGAGGGCATCACTACGGCCGTGCTGGATGAGTTTCCGCAGCTCAGAATAAACACGCTGCACAAATCCTTGTTCCTGGGCGCCCTGTGTTTTGGCTTCTACCTTATGGGTCTCCTGTTAGTGACCAAC GGTGGGATTTACTGGTTCACCCTCATTGACTCCTTCAGCACTAGTTTCggcctcatcatcatcaccctctTCATGTGCATTGGCATCTCCTTCTTCTATG GAGTCAACCAGTTTTGTCAAGACATTATTGATATGATCTGCCGCTGCCCTCCCTGGTGCAGCAAAGTGCTGCTTTACTTCAAAGCATGCTGGGTTTTCTGCACTCCGTTTCTTCTTCTG TTCATCCTGACCTACATCTTCATTGAGATGTACAACACACCGCTCCACTACGGGCCCTATGTGTATCCACGTTGGGGTAAAGCACTGGGCGTGTGCATCGGCGCGACCTGCTGCCTGCAGATCCTCATCTGGGCCATTGTGGCCATCAGCAAGGAAACTGGAACTCTGAAAGAC CGTTTCCAGAAATCGATTCGACCTCTGAATTCCTGGAGGGTAAACAACATGAACAGCTCCGTGAGAGAGCAGGTGCACATGGAGCCCGAGAGAGTGGAGGCGCCGTTCACTGTCACGCTCACAGACATGGACTTTACTGCAATGACGTGGGAGGTTTGA
- the LOC139344918 gene encoding short transient receptor potential channel 2-like, whose protein sequence is MENLTPEQWREIMNKKMQFPPELIGAIQEGKIELLCGLLKTGDGIIRQLDESEDRQWREALNLSIRLGSEDAMDTLLQGVKFDFRQIHEALLVAVDTNQPRVVKRLLDRLDQEKGNKMDVRSFSQAIFDHSIDNSQFAPGVTPLTLACQKDLYDIVTMLTQKGHVIPWPHKISCACLECRNGRQYDLLKFSLSRINTYRGIASRAYLSVTSDDAMLRAFSLSRELRKLSQKEPEFKPQYLSLEQLCQDFAVELLGMCRNQSEVTTILNSCGDESQDSSEEQAFEEGIPNLSRLRLAVNYNQKQFVAHPICQQVLSSIWCGNLAGWRGSRTAWKLFVSVGIFLTMPVLCLVYWIAPKSKVGKILKIPVIKFLLHSASYLWFLITLLGESITMELYRDKFASRQQNILHSSFHMVWVVGFFWYECKEVWIEGLRSYFLDWWNCLDMMVLSMYLASFALRVLIMLKGHFLCHDHNGTEECVYFTQTVRKDWHQEDPQLIAEVLFAVTSMLSFTRLAYILPAHESLGTLQISIGKMIDDMMRFMFILMIIGTAFLCGINNVYVPYVISPHLGRFNETFHFLFWTMFGVANQDYVDMPQFVLAEFVGRILYGIFTLVIVIVLLNMLIAMITNSFQKIEDDADVEWKFARSKLYLSYFREGLTMPVPFNIIPSPKAVFYILRGIFRRICCCCTCNSETKYPPIASMINGKGSEESQLPYRQQVIRALVQRYIESARREFEETKRKDIGNRITELNKAVFRMHSDMKVVHQLLMDDGQAATDALNKDGSSILGKYIMGAKNNFRGFNSRHEDKNASLKVTVHHGEEGVDKEKVDLDTKQESDTQENQVGECGTEGSKQVTDCDVVKMEEGRATAELGDNKGTEKKDQVEAGKNENTDSEVKVVAGTSFNNVEDEVQAKATQDEAEKRGEGEMLTGAKVGGEHTERMEAKWRKGRKFEHDVEEKAGVRESNDKPGAKKIIPSPTGSSSSQDTGFGSQEGEGSIDGMRVRL, encoded by the exons ATGGAGAACCTCACG CCAGAACAATGGCGAGAGATTATGAACAAGAAGATGCAGTTCCCCCCGGAGCTCATCGGTGCCATTCAAGAAGGGAAAATAGAGCTGCTGTGTGGGCTGCTGAAGACCGGTGACGGCATCATCCGCCAGCTGGATGAGTCCGAGGACcgccagtggagggaggcccTCAACCTGTCCATCCGTCTGGGCAGTGAGGACGCCATGGATACCCTCCTGCAGGGGGTCAAGTTTGACTTCCGGCAGATTCACGAGGCCCTGCTGGTTGCTGTGGACACCAACCAGCCCAGAGTGGTGAAGCGCCTGCTGGACCGCCTGGACCAGGAGAAAGGCAACAAGATGGATGTGCGCTCCTTCTCTCAGGCCATCTTTGACCACTCTATTGACAACTCCCAGTTTGCCCCAGGTGTGACCCCTCTGACCTTAGCCTGCCAGAAAGACCTGTATGATATAGTCACCATGCTCACCCAAAAAGGTCACGTCATCCCGTGGCCTCATAAGATATCCTGTGCCTGTCTGGAGTGTCGCAACGGCCGGCAGTACGACCTGCTGAAGTTCTCCCTGTCTCGCATCAACACCTACCGCGGCATCGCCAGCCGTGCCTACCTGTCCGTTACCTCCGACGACGCCATGCTCAGAGCTTTCAGTCTCAGCAGAGAGCTCCGCAAGCTGTCGCAGAAAGAGCCAGAGTTCAAG cctcAGTACCTGAGCCTGGAGCAGCTTTGTCAGGATTTTGCCGTTGAGTTGCTGGGCATGTGTCGCAACCAGAGCGAGGTGACCACTATCCTGAACAGCTGTGGAGACGAGAGCCAGGATTCCTCAGAGGAGCAGGCCTTTGAGGAGGGAATACCCAACCTGTCACGTCTGCGGCTTGCTGTCAACTACAATCAGAAGCAG tttgtgGCCCACCCAATCTGCCAGCAGGTGCTGTCGTCTATCTGGTGTGGGAACCTGGCGGGTTGGAGAGGCAGCAGGACGGCCTGgaagctgtttgtctctgtgggcATCTTTCTCACCATGCCAGTACTCTGCCTCGTCTACTGGATCGCACCCAAATCAAAG GTGGGAAAGATACTAAAGATTCCTGTGATCAAgtttctcctccactcagctTCCTATCTGTGGTTTCTTATCACGTTACTTGGAGAATCAATCACAATGGAGCTATATCGAGATAAATTTGCGTCCCGGCAGCAGAACATCCTGCACAGCTCCTTCCACATGGTGTGGGTGGTCG GATTCTTCTGGTACGAGTGCAAGGAAGTGTGGATCGAGGGGTTGCGGAGTTACTTCCTGGACTGGTGGAACTGCTTGGACATGATGGTGCTCAGCATGTACCTGGCGTCCTTTGCGTTGCGTGTGCTTATCATGCTCAAAGGTCACTTCCTCTGCCACGATCATAACGGCACAGAGGAGTGCGTCTACTTCACTCAGACTG TGCGCAAGGACTGGCATCAGGAGGACCCCCAGCTGATTGCAGAGGTGCTGTTCGCAGTGACCAGCATGCTGAGCTTCACGCGGCTGGCGTACATCCTGCCAGCCCATGAGTCTCTGGGAACTCTGCAGATCTCCATAGGGAAGATGATTGATGACATGATGAG ATTTATGTTTATATTGATGATCATTGGaacagccttcctctgtggcatCAACAATGTCTACGTTCCTTATGTCATCTCTCCACACCTCGGCAG gtTCAATGAGACGTTCCACTTCTTATTCTGGACCATGTTCGGCGTGGCCAACCAGGACTATGTGGACATGCCACAGTTTGTGCTGGCAGAGTTTGTCGGAAGGATTCTGTACGGCATCTTCACgctcgtcatcgtcatcgtcctGCTCAACATGCTTATTGCTATGATCACCAACTCCTTTCAGAAAATTGAG gaTGATGCAGATGTTGAGTGGAAATTTGCCAGGTCAAAGCTGTACCTCAGTTACTTCAGAGAGGGCCTCACCATGCCTGTGCCCTTCAACATCATCCCCTCACCCAAAGCTGTCTTTTACATCTTAAG GGGGATCTTCAGAcgaatctgctgctgctgcacttgtAATTCTGAGACAAAATATCCCCCAATAGCTTCTATG ATTAATGGTAAGGGATCAGAAGAAAGTCAGTTACCTTACCGGCAGCAGGTGATCAGAGCTCTGGTGCAGCGCTACATCGAGTCAGCTCGCAGGGAGTTCGAGGAGACCAAGAGGAAAG ATATCGGTAATCGGATCACTGAGCTGAACAAAGCTGTATTCAGGATGCACAGTGATATGAAAGTGGTCCATCAGCTTCTGATGGATGATGGACAAGCTGCAACAGATGCACTGAACAAGGACGGCTCCTCTATACTGGGGAAATACATCATGGGTGCTAAGAACAACTTCAGAGGTTTTAACAGCAGACACGAAGACAAAAATGCATCACTTAAAGTGACAGTGCACCACGGAGAGGAAGGGGTGGATAAAGAAAAGGTTGACTTGGATACGAAACAAGAGTCAGACACACAAGAGAATCAAGTGGGTGAATGTGGAACAGAGGGATCAAAGCAGGTAACAGACTGTGATGTGGTGAAAATGGAGGAAGGCAGAGCTACAGCAGAGCTAGGAGATAATAAGGGAACTGAGAAGAAAGATCAGGTGGAAGCaggcaaaaatgaaaacactgacagtgaagtGAAAGTGGTGGCAGGGACAAGTTTTAATAATGTAGAAGACGAGGTACAAGCCAAGGCCACACAGGATGAGGCAGAAAaaagaggggaaggagagatgCTCACAGGGGCGAAGGTGGGGGgagaacacacagagagga tgGAGGCAAAATGGAGGAAGGGTAGAAAGTTTGAGCATGACGTAGAGGAGAAGGCTGGTGTCAGGGAGAGCAATGACAAACCTGGAGCCAAGAAGATCATCCCCTCAcccacaggcagcagcagctcccagGACACGGGCTTTGGTTCCCAAGAGGGGGAGGGATCGATTGATGGGATGCGAGTGAGACTGTAA